The Candidatus Poribacteria bacterium genome contains a region encoding:
- a CDS encoding DUF4189 domain-containing protein yields the protein MLVDALSHVYGSTAFSQEYGGGYAWGMAWSYGSLSEARNDAISECRRKGGTNCFEVVWFRDACGALAIGDNNGYGSGWGTSYGLAEQYALNSCRSYNRNCRIAISRCAR from the coding sequence GTGTTGGTTGATGCTCTGTCTCATGTCTACGGCTCGACCGCTTTCAGTCAGGAATACGGCGGCGGCTACGCTTGGGGAATGGCTTGGAGTTACGGCAGTTTATCCGAAGCACGGAACGACGCCATCTCGGAGTGCCGTCGCAAAGGTGGCACCAACTGCTTTGAAGTCGTCTGGTTCCGTGATGCCTGCGGCGCACTCGCCATTGGTGACAACAACGGTTACGGGAGTGGTTGGGGGACCTCGTATGGCCTGGCCGAACAGTATGCGCTGAATTCGTGCCGAAGCTATAACCGAAACTGCCGTATTGCCATATCAAGATGTGCCAGGTGA